GGGCACAACTTTGCTAAAATCTTGCCTGGCCCACTTGGGGAAACTTGGCTTATAATCAGGCATAGAAGTAACTCCTGGCCAAACCACCTCATCTGGGGTCCCCAGAGTCCGAAAGATCCGGAAGAGTTGGTCGATCTCAGAATCTCCTGGGAATAGGGCCCGCCGGGTCACCTGAAAATGGGGAAAGAGGAAAAGCCAAGACCCACATTGACGTCAGTCAAAACTGCCCACTGGATAATGGAGGTTCCCACAGGCAATGGAAGGTCAGCAGGGCCCCATGACTCCCTCCCCAGGGCCTTTCATGGGGTCAGTCAAACAGAGCCTGAGACAATGAAGTCCCTTCATCTGTCTCCtcgccccctccttccttcccccaaccATGGCTTTGCAGATCCCCaaggctgggtggggctgggagggggtgaATGTCTGGGGTGCCACTGACATGTAGCAAAGGGATCCCAAGCCACTCACGGGGTGTGGGGTAGACACTGCGGTCATCCCCCCTCCTTGTGGTGCAGCCACTTCTAGATAGGAGCACagcgggcagagactgtgtcttCCATTTCTTCTGTGTTCCCCACAGCACCTAGCATGGTGCTGGGTACACACTAggtgcttaacaaatattttttgatgaaTTGAGAGATGAATATGGGCAATTGTAAAGTAATGCACTGGGGTATAAATGCACATTATATATATGGGCTAATGGTCTCCATGCCCCCAGTTACAACCCAGATAAGGGACCATAAAACATACTGCTGATTTGATTTGGAAACTTAGCTCACTCCACTGTTGTATTAAAGGGGATGAGAGCTCCCTTATAAGACTGGGCCTCAGGGATCCTTCAATCTGAAAAGCCAGAGGTTGAGGGGGGATGTGATGTAAGTCTGCAGTTTAAATAAAAGGTGTGGGTAAGGTGAACACAGTTGGCCTCACCACATTCCTGGTGCCCTACAATAAGGTCTACAGGCCAAATGAAGGGGACACTAAACGGAACTCATTTTCCCAAGTATATGCAGGCTAAAGCTAGAATAGTTGCAGAAATGATTTAGCTCAATTCAGAGATAAGATATGTATACTGCATGCTAAAGCTGTTTGAGGATATCCTAACATTGTGGTTGACATCAGGGATGACAGTCCTATCCTTTCCCCACCACCCACTTTGTGCTACTCTAGAGGAAGGACCCTGTGATAAGAGAAGGGCCATGGGTCTAGGCCAAGAAACAGTTCTGTTGTTCTTgaatgtggggaggagggggctgggtaGAACTCGGGCATGCCTCCGTACCATCTCAGCAAAGATGCAGCCCAGGCTCCAGATGTCCACAGCTGTGGAGTAGTATTTGCAGCCCAGAAGGATTTCAGGTGCTCGGTACCACAGAGTCACCACCTGAGGACAAGCGTAGGAAGGGGAGGGGTGGTGTATGGGGCATGGAGATTCCCACATCTCACTTCCTCAGGACTACTCTGCTAACTCAGCTTCTTAACAAGCAACTtctttccctccatcctttccttccctctgatTTCCCCTAAGTAAAATAACTGGGTACAACTTCTTAGCCCAGAGTTAGCCTAGTCCATGGTTCTGGGGGCCATATTTTCTGAACCCCCAATTTGCAACCTTCTTGGAAAACTTGAGGCAATCGGTCATAATTTTAATGGTGTGCCATCCAGCTCTCCTGGCTCGTTATCTATCAAAATATTAACTCCGTGTATACTCTAAGACCTCTTAGGGTGTCAGAGATACTTTGCATCTAGTGAGAGAGAAACTGCTGGCCAGATAGTTACTAAAAACGTTGTGAATGTCCCTGTTAACACCtcccaggaagttcagagaagaCATGCAGAGAGGGACTCACCTCGTGGGTGTAAGTACGAACAGGGACTCCAAAGGCTCTGGCTAGTCCAAAGTCTGCTAGCTTGATGGCCCCCTCTGCGTTGATAAGCAGATTCTGAGGTTTGAGGTCTCGGTGCAGGACCCGATGAGAATGGCAGAAAGCTAGGCCCTGGAGCAGCTGGAACAGATAGCTCTGACaaggggagagaaaagaatgtgtttttcCATCACCATGAGAACATTAGGGTCTCCTCTGTGCCTCCATAGTTCTACTAAAGCCTTCACTAGTTAGATAATAATTCCATGTTTACAAGCCATTTCCCTGATTGGACTGTAATCCCAGTGAGGATAAGGATCAGGTTTTACTcagttttgcatttcttttccatATCCTGTGTTCAGCACATtgaaggtgttcaataaatgtgtgttggaTAAACGTTTGTTGATAGATGGAAAGTAGCTCTGGGAGTAAAGAACCCAGAAAAACAGACAATAGAGACTCACTGGCTATTTCTCCCACCAAGCAGGTGGAAAGGCTTTTTGGAGGGGTCTACCAAGTGCCCTCCAGTCCCATTTATCTGAGTTTCATCTCACCTTCCACCTGAGCTGCTAAGCTGACTCACTAGAGTTTCAACTTCTTTGATTCTCCTGCCCAGCCTTAGGGTTAATAAGTATAATGAGCAGTGAAGGAGCCACAAAAAAGGTATGTGTGATTGTGTgattgattgtgtgtgtgtgtgtgtgtgtgtgtgtgtgtgtgtgtagggggatgAGGGCTGGGAAGGAAGCTAAGATCACAAATCAACACTCAGTCTGGATTGCCTGCCTTCAGTCCCCCCAAGACATGCCCATGTTGGGAGGAGTTGATGAGAAGGATTACCTTTATGAGGGGAAGAGGAATGCCAGTGAGAGCAGAGGCATCCATGAATTTCTTGAGATCCTGGTGCAGAAACTCAAAAACCAGGtagagtttgttttctgtatgaaTGACATCCAGCAGCCTAGGGAAGGGAGGTCCAGGGATAGAGGTGAGGGAGAGAAATGCCCagacaacacaaacagaaggCATCCTCCTTTACTGTCAGAGCACCTCCCAGATACATACTTACTTGACAATATTAGGGTGGTTAAGCTCCTTTAGCAGAGAGATCTCTCGTATGGCAGTACTGGGTACACCCTCCGTCTCACTTGGAGAAGTTGGGAGAGCAGAAATGGGAGTGTGGTTACAAATATTCCTTTTCTCCCAGCCCAGTGATtctaccccaccccctgcctccccacagaGACACCATCCCAGCATCCCCCAGGAAagtgagagaagagaaggggtgCTTCAGGGGTTCATTCATGGATGGACAGGACTGGCTTTTGGACACATTAAggtcattatttcttctttgcccAGGGTTAGGTTAGCAAAGCCTCCTGGTGAAGGTGAAGAAGgtaacaggtaaaaaaaaaaggggggggacgGGAGTAGCAGCACCCAGCCTCTCTAGAGGGGCCAGTGAGGTTCAACTGCCATTCTTTTGAAAGGGGGAGAGAATTCtaagatgggggtggggttggggcagCGAGGAGGGCTCGTCATTCAAAAAGGTGCTCTTTACAGCTTACTGCAAAACCCAGCTCCACAGGGAGTCCTGGAACCCCCATCTCAGaggcctccttcctcttcctgagTCTTTCTGACTGTACATTTAGGGGCATCACCCGCCTTTAGGGAGGAAATTTCCCATGGATTCTACACTACCCTATAGTCTCCCCCGGGAAACCCTCTACTCGTCCTTCAACCCACCTCTCCACTTCAAAAGAAGTCCCTCCCTGCTACCTTCCGGTCCCTGGATGGCCACCGCCggttggggtgggggtagggggcacTCAAGGAGCTCCCGAGTAAGGAGTCCCGGGTACAGAGGCCACTCACGTGTCCAGGCGGATTTTTTTAAGCGCCACCACTTCTCCCGTCACCTTGTTTTTGGCTTTGTACACAACTCCGTACGTGCCCTCTCCGATCTTTTCCACTTTTTGGAAGTTCTCCATGAAGCGCTAGAGAGTCGGGTCAGCCCGGCCCTGGAGCGGGGGCCTGGGAACCCTGCAGAAAGCGGCACCCAGCTCTCGGGGGCCGAGGAGGGGAAACAGGGCCCAGTACCGTGGCCCCCGGTCGGGATGGAACGCAGTGTATCTCTCGCTCTTGTCAATTTGTCCAACTTGAAACAATGTTACCGCCTTCACCCGGTTCCCTACCGCCACCAGAAGCCCCGCCCCTCCTTCCCGCGTTTCCCTGGCTCCGCCCTCAGATCTTCCTATTGGTCAACGTCAGAGCGGGAGGGGCCAGCCCTGCGTCCCTCTCTGTAAACGACCCTGACCCGCGCAAGTTTGGTTCCGAGGGGCATTAAGACAAGCTTCAACATAGGTGGGGAGGCTGAACACCTTTTTCCAAGTATCTGATTTGGGATCGAGTTTCCTACCTGTGTCCTGAGTCTATAGGGGTTTCCTGATCTCTAATTCGCCGTTTTCACCACCCCTAGGAAAATGTGTATTGACCTAAGATTGAATGCCACCTGGTCCAGGGAGCCTCCTCTGAAAGCAGGAAGCTGGGAATCTCATTGTAAGGGTCTCCCGGGCCTCGGAGGAGTCGTTGCCTCCGTCTCTCAGCCTACCCCGATACTGTCTCTCTTTGATTTTGGATACAGGGTCACTACTTCTACAGTCTTTTTGAGAGGTTCCTGGTTTGACTCTCAATAAATTGATCCACTCTCCCATGATGAATCGTGTGTGTCCGGTACGTGTTTTGTTTTGCAGCTGCCCTTCAGTCAGTTCTTTCCACGGGGGGATGGAGTGCTTTAAGATGAGCGTGACCCTGTGAAACCAGAAACTGTCACTGAGTAGCGGGATGTCCAGGGACCAGGATCCCTCCTCAGTTCTGCCTTTCTCAGGTCCTCCTgctcctcccaggcctcccctgcagggagaggaggaagggctaTGCAAATGAGCATCCGTTTCTTATTTAGGGGCTTGTCCTACGCCCTAGCGCCTTTGGTTGCTGGAAAGAAGAACAGGATGGATCTGGTGCTGAGAAAATGCCTTCTCCATGTGGCTGTGATGGGTGCTCTTCTGGCTGTGGGGGCCACAGAAGGTGAGTGTGGGGTGTGTGGACATGAGCAAGTGTGAATTTGGGGTTGCACACTTGCTCTGGTTTTCCCCTCCCTAATGGGAGATAACCAGGCAATGCTTCTGGCATCTCCCACCCATTTGATTTAGTGAGGACATGGGCAACTGAGCTCCCTCCCCACATGAAGATTTGGGACTCAGCCTGAAAATAACTCCATTTGCTTGGAAGGGCAAGAGAATAGTGGGTCTTGGTGGCCCTAATTCTGAGACCCCCTGGGCAGTGAGCTGGAGCGGGGGGTTCCAAGGGAGTAAAATGAGTGGGAGACTCTTTTAGGCAATGTCTCAGGCACTTGGGATAGGGTATTTAAAGTGAGGAGCAAGAGAATATATTGGATAGAGGGTAAAGAGGCACCACATCCCCTCTTTGGGATGGGCATAGGCGAACACAGCCCAGGCTTTTGTTCTGGGGCTGGGAGAGACAGGCAGAGGGGTCTCAGCTGAGCATCACATGAAAGAGCTCTGGGGGATTGGGGCCTCGTGACAGGAgcaagggggggtgggggtggtgagaGGGTCTGGAATGTCCCGTGCTGCTCTGAGGAGGGAGGGTTGGGAGTGGAGAAAGAATGGGGCATCTTATAATTCTCTCGCTCTCGTGGTGGGATGCTCAGTGGGATGATTCCAGATCCTCCCCCAGCAGAATCAACCAGGTTTCTGGTACATATTAGAAATGGAATGAGGATAGTCTCTGCTGTGCTGAAATATCTGCATCGTATTCCAGTGCCCCCCTTTCTCTAGATCCCTGGTCTCACAGACTTCTAGGAAGTTCTCCTTGATCTGACTTCCCTCATTCATGGTGCAGTttcaagtctttttcttttactacGCTCCGTATTGTACTCTGGAAACATTATGTTCATACGTGTCCACCTGAGGCTCTTAAAATATTGTGCTTACTTTTTAGatcctgatttttttattttattttatttttttattttttttgtggtacgcgggcttctcactgctgtggcctctcccgttgcggagcacaggctctggacatgcaggctcagtggccatggctcacgggcctagctgctccgcggcatgtgggatcttaccggaccggcgcacgaacccgtgtcccctgcattggcaggcggactctcaaccactgcgccaccagggaagcccctggatcctgatttttaaaatcataagaagACATTTTTAGATATTCATGAAATTTTGTATGGACTGGTTTCAATAATTTTGTCTAGTGTGAACTAGCATtgtgtttattcaagaaaatatttcttctttacacatacatactgaaTTTGTACGGTTTTAAATAACATTATGTCTGGTATTTGCTTGTGAATGCTttagccagggacttccctggtggtccagtggtaaagaatccaccttccaatgcaggggtcacgggttagatccctggtcggggaattaagatcccacatgccgcgggggaACTAAACCTGcacaccacgactactgagcttgcgcgcctcaaGGAGAgagtccgcgtaccacaaactacagagcccatgagctCTGGAGCCCCCGCAtcctggagcccacgcaccacaactagagagagaaaacccacatgccacaactagagagaagtccgcatgctgcaacaaaagatcccacatgttgcaactaagacctgacacagccaaaaaaaataaaggaaggaaggaaggaaggaaaggaagaaaggaaggaaagaaagaaagaaagaaagaaagaaagaaagaaagaaagaaagaaagaaagaaagaaagagaaagaaagagggcttccctggtggcgcagtggttgagagtctgcttgccgatgcacgggacacgggttcgtgccccggtccggaaagatcccacatgccgtggtgcggctgggcccgtgagccatggccgctaagcctgcgcgtccggagcctgtgctccacaacgggagaggccacaggggtgagaagcccgcgtaccgcaaaaaaaaaaaaaagaaagaaagaaaagtacagcattaaaaatgaatactgtaaaagagaaaattaaaagctttaaccaaaaaacaaaccaacaacaaaggatcgataaagcaaatgtggcaaaatgttgatAGTTGTTGGATCTGGGTGAGGCATGTGGAGAGCCATCATATCCTTTTCTTTCAGACCTCTCTCTTGGTCAGttataataattttgtttgtCCCCACTCCCAAGTTCTACCTGCCTCTGGTCCATCCTCCTCACTGCTTGCTGAAGTGATccttctaaaacacaaatctgatcatatTCCAAAAGTTTtgaagggtaaattttatggtgtgtgaattatatctcaatacaaaaaacaaaatcatctgAGGTGGACTTGCCTACAAGATAAAGGCCAAACTCCTTCGCCTGGCACTCAAAGCCCCCACCCCATCTTCTTGGCCTCATCTCTCACAGTGTACCTCGACCACATTGCTAGTGGTCCCCTATCATGCCATGTGCTTCCATGCCTCCATGTATCTGCTCATGCTGGGCCTTTTGCCTAGAATGCTTTATGCCACAGGCCAACTCCTCATTGGATCCTTCCCAGTCTACCATAGTGGAATTAATCTGTTTATTCTGTCATTTTATTGTACATCGTGCATGTTTATTATGGCTCATATTAAGCAGTGCCTTGAATTATAGTAATTTATGCCTATGTCTGTTTCATCTACTTTAACCTGAATCTCTTTAggaccatttctttttcatttcttaagttctttgcacctagcacagtgcctggtacatggtggGTATTGGGTAAATTAAAATGCACTTTGAATGTGAGAATGAGTGATGTGACATGGGACACTGTGGTCCCCTGAGAAGGGAGTGATGACCTGAGGGTCCTCATTATACCTTCCTTTTAGGACCCAGAGACCGGGACTGGCTTGGTGTCTCAAGGCAGCTCAGAACTAAAGCATGGAACAGGCAGCTATATCCAGAGTGGACAGAAAGCCAGGGGCCTCACTGCTGGAGAGGTAGGAACTTGGCAATTTCTGGGGAGGGTATGatgggaatggggtggggagaggagaggagcaaGAACTGGGTTGAATGTCGGTTGagaagacagaaagggaaaaggcatatggggaggggaagccaAGGAGTCCCAGCTAACGCAGCTGCCCTTTCCAGGTGGCCAGGTATCTCTGAAGGTCAGCAATGATGGGCCTACACTGCGTGGGGCAAACGCCTCCTTCTCTATTGCCCTGCACTTCCCTGAAAGCCAAAAGGTGCTGTCAGATGGGCAGGTCATCTGGGCCAACAACACCATCATTAACGGTGGGTACCACTCCACTCCAGGCCTCATTCCCAGGTCTCAGCTCAtgccccttctccttcttcttcttttttttaaacaaattatatatgtaattagattagaaaacacagataaagcacaaagaaaaaaaaaattgtagtccCCAAAATGGGGGACAGAAGACCCAGTGGATTTAGAAGTTGGACAGACTTGGATTTAAACCTGTTACCagtatgtgaccctgggcaagtcacttaattgtTTTGTGCTTCCATTCCCTTAATCTGTAGAATAGGGATGATACTACTTTAaaaggttgttgtaaggattaaaatgtgataatatataaagaatttagcataatgcctgccCTAGCCTACAGTAAAGGCTCAATAGATGTTAGCTGGTgctgttatttttacttttatcccACTAGCCAGAGCAAATCTTTCTAAACATTTTGATACATTTCCAATCTCTTTCTCTCCAATCTCTATGTATATACTTAcataggtatctttttttttttttttttttggccgctcaacatggaggatcttagttccctgaccagggattgaacccatgccccctgcattggaagagtggagtcttttaaccactggaccaccagagaagtccctacaaAGGAATCTTTAATTATAGTTTCCATTCTCCCCACTACCACCCACAGTGGGTTATATCAAGGAGAATATATTTTGTAGCTAGGGAGTATTCccagagccctgctctgggagccATGTTAAAGGTTTTGGTGTATAATAAGGAATGCCAGGGTTTGAGGGTGACTTTGTATCTTCCTTTCAGGGAGCCAGGTGTGGGGAGGACAGCCAGTGTATCCCCAAGAACCTGATGATACCTGCATCTTCCCCGATGGGAGGGCCTGTCCGTCTGGCCCTTCACCTCAGAGAAGAAGCTTTGTTTATGTCTGGAAGACCTGGGGTGAGAGACTCCCTTCTCTGGCCTGTCACCCACACTTGGATTCATCTCTTCCTACCTGATCCCTTTTCTTTTGGTCCCACCCCTAAACTCTGTGAGTTTCCCTAATCTTCACCTCCCCATGACTCTGTTTTCTTCCACAGCACCTAGTATTATACTTCTTTCTGGGAACCCTTCTCCAATTACATCCCATGGAACCCCTCGTTAGGACTCCTTTCCTGCCCTCATATACAAACTTCCAAACACCCGCTGAAATAACCATCCTCTCAATATATCTCCTGACCTTACTTCTCTGGTGCCCTGTCTCTAACCCTTCCCCAGTCCCCTTTGACCAGTAACCCCTTTCTCTACTCTTTTTTCCAAAAACCTCAGGCCAATACTGGCAAGTTCTGGGGGGCCCAGTGTCTGGACTGAGCATTGGGACAGGCAAGGCAGTGCTGGGCACACACATCATGGAAGTGACTGTCTACCACCGCCGGGGGTCCCAGAGCTACGTATCCCTCGCTCACTCCCGCTCAGCCTTCACCATTACTGGTAAGGACTTAGGAAGGGACAAGGCCAGTCTcagggcaggaggaggtggggaagctTGGCTGGGcaggaaaggggaaagaggaaatgGTGTGTAGGGGCACCTTataggggcagagccaggaagaCATGGGCAGAGGAATGTGGGGCTTGGAGCCAGTGAAGGGCCAGGCAGCTTGGGGTTAGAGGATGTGGCTGTGAAGGAAGAAGCTGTGGCCCAGACCTGGTTCTCACCTTTTCTGACTCCAATCTCAGACCAGGTGCCCTTCTCTGTGAGCGTGTCTCAGCTGCAGGCCTTGGATGGAACGAACAATCACTTCCTGAGAAAGCAACCTCTGACCTTTGCCCTCTGGCTCCACGACCCCAGTGGCTATTTGGCTGGGGCTGACCTCTCCTACACCTGGGACTTTGGAGACAGTACTGGGACCCTGATCTCTCAGGCACTTGTGGTCACTCACACTTACCTAGAGTCTGGCCCAGTCACTGCACAGGTGGTGCTACAGGCTGCCATTCCTCTCACCTCCTGTGGCTCCTCCCCAGTTCCAGGCACCACAGCTGGCCAAGTGCCTACTGCAGAAGTCGTAGCCACTACACCTGCTCAGGTGCCAACTGCAGAGCCCTCTGGAACCACAGCTGTGCAAGTGCcaactgcagagggcacaggtacCACAGCTGAGCAGGTACTAGCCTCAGAAGTCATAAGTACCACACCTGCAGAGATGCCAACTGCAGAGGCCATAGGTACGACACCTGAAGTGTCAACTGCAGAGCCCTCTGGAACCACAGCTGTGCAAGTGCcaactgcagagggcacaggcaCCACAGCTGGCCAAGTGCCTACTGCAGAAGTCGTAGCCACTACACCTGCTCAGGTGCCAACTGCAGAGCCCTCTGGAACCACAGCTGTGCAAGTGCcaactgcagagggcacaggtacCACAGCTGAGCAGGTACTAGCCTCAGAAGTCATAAGTACCACACCTGCAGAGATGCCAACTGCAGAGGCCATAGGTACGACACCTGAAGTGTCAACTGCAGAACCCTCTGGAACCACAGTTGCACAGGTAACAACTACAGAGCTGGTGGAGACCACAGCTGGAGAGGTACCCACCCCTGAGCCTGACAGTCCAGATGCCAGCCCATTCTTGTCTACAGAAGGTATTACAGGTAAGAGGGCCAGAATGAATGAGGTTCATTGAGGTGGGGGCATTTGTCACAGCTCTAAAGACCTGAAAGACTTATTCTGGATCCAGATGTTACCCAATCCTTAGCTTACCAGTGGAGTCCCTTCAGAGTCTTCACTGGTTTTAAAGCCCCCCAAGTCCCTCTTAATGGTATGGAAGAGATCCAGAGTTCAGGAAACCAGGGTCTTCACCTAGGCCATGGGGAGAGAGCTTGTTGCTCCTGTCTCTGCAAAGAGCTGTTCCCTAAAGTGAAGGTCAGGGAGCAGTCTGTGATCATTTACATGATACTTATATCTCATTTTCTGATTAAGTGTAAATGCATAGAAATCTTTCCCAGTTTCTAACACCATTTCCCACCTCTGGATTCCCATCCCAAAGTAGGTTTACCTGGAATTGTGGTAGAAACACTGAAAAGGGAGGAATAAGATAGTGACACTATAATGAGTTAACATACGTCAAGTGTCTAACCCAGGACCTGGCACAGTGTGGGGTGTGATAAacatttgggatttttaaaactccagCTCTACCCCTAACTGTGACTCTGGGGCAGTCATTtctccttctgggcctcagtttccttatctataaaatgagatttcCCAGCTCTTGCCTGATTCCAAGCCTGGATCCCGTAGCTCTGGCTCTACCTGGAAAAATGCCTGCTTGGCCTCT
This genomic stretch from Phocoena phocoena chromosome 11, mPhoPho1.1, whole genome shotgun sequence harbors:
- the CDK2 gene encoding cyclin-dependent kinase 2 isoform X4, whose product is MENFQKVEKIGEGTYGVVYKAKNKVTGEVVALKKIRLDTLLDVIHTENKLYLVFEFLHQDLKKFMDASALTGIPLPLIKSYLFQLLQGLAFCHSHRVLHRDLKPQNLLINAEGAIKLADFGLARAFGVPVRTYTHEVTRRALFPGDSEIDQLFRIFRTLGTPDEVVWPGVTSMPDYKPSFPKWARQDFSKVVPPLDEDGRSLLSQMLHYDPNKRISAKAALAHPFFQDVTKPVPHLRL
- the CDK2 gene encoding cyclin-dependent kinase 2 isoform X2, producing MENFQKVEKIGEGTYGVVYKAKNKVTGEVVALKKIRLDTETEGVPSTAIREISLLKELNHPNIVKLLDVIHTENKLYLVFEFLHQDLKKFMDASALTGIPLPLIKSYLFQLLQGLAFCHSHRVLHRDLKPQNLLINAEGAIKLADFGLARAFGVPVRTYTHEVVTLWYRAPEILLGCKYYSTAVDIWSLGCIFAEMVTRRALFPGDSEIDQLFRIFRTLGTPDEVVWPGVTSMPDYKPSFPKWARQDFSKVVPPLDEDGRSLLSQMLHYDPNKRISAKAALAHPFFQDVTKPVPHLRL
- the CDK2 gene encoding cyclin-dependent kinase 2 isoform X3, which encodes MENFQKVEKIGEGTYGVVYKAKNKVTGEVVALKKIRLDTETEGVPSTAIREISLLKELNHPNIVKLLDVIHTENKLYLVFEFLHQDLKKFMDASALTGIPLPLIKSYLFQLLQGLAFCHSHRVLHRDLKPQNLLINAEGAIKLADFGLARAFGVPVRTYTHEVTRRALFPGDSEIDQLFRIFRTLGTPDEVVWPGVTSMPDYKPSFPKWARQDFSKVVPPLDEDGRSLLSQMLHYDPNKRISAKAALAHPFFQDVTKPVPHLRL
- the CDK2 gene encoding cyclin-dependent kinase 2 isoform X1, which produces MENFQKVEKIGEGTYGVVYKAKNKVTGEVVALKKIRLDTETEGVPSTAIREISLLKELNHPNIVKLLDVIHTENKLYLVFEFLHQDLKKFMDASALTGIPLPLIKSYLFQLLQGLAFCHSHRVLHRDLKPQNLLINAEGAIKLADFGLARAFGVPVRTYTHEVVTLWYRAPEILLGCKYYSTAVDIWSLGCIFAEMHLVCTQHHARCCGEHRRNGRHSLCPLCSYLEVAAPQGGGMTAVSTPHPVTRRALFPGDSEIDQLFRIFRTLGTPDEVVWPGVTSMPDYKPSFPKWARQDFSKVVPPLDEDGRSLLSQMLHYDPNKRISAKAALAHPFFQDVTKPVPHLRL